In the Methanobacterium sp. Maddingley MBC34 genome, TTATTAGAATGCAATTAAACTTGTAAAATGTAATTTATGAGATAAATTATCAAATTTACAGTTGAATAGGGCCATTCAATCAAGACAACCTGATTCAGATACTTCACTCTATGCCCTATTCAACTTAAATAATTATCTATGTCTGATAATCGCTGATTAAAAATGGTAGTGTGTGAAAAATGGACAAAACAGCGCTACAAAAAATCTTAGAAATAGAAAAAAACGAAATTACTTGGCCAAAATGTAATTCCAATGAATTAACAGATAATCCCCAAAATGATACCATGACTGTAGGGATCATAGGATGCGGGACCATAGCCAGTGTAATCACTGATTTTGCATTGGAAGGAAAACTGGGTGTTGATCTGAAATTTTTCTATGACCAGGACATGGAAAGAGCTGAAAACCTGTCATCGAAAGTAGATGGGATAACAGTCCCCGATGTTCATGACATGTTAGATCATGTGGATCTGGTGATTGAAGCTGCGTCCCAGCAAGCAGTAGCGAAAATCATTCCCCCTATCCTTCAAAGGGGGAAGGATGTTATTATCATGAGTGTAGGTGCATTAATAGATTTAGATCTAAAAAAACAGCTGGAAAATATTGCATTGGAAAATAAATCCCAAATATACACTCCATCTGGAGCTATTGTGGGTTTAGATGGGATTAAAGCCGCTTCAATAGGCCATATCACCGAAGTGAACTTGGTAACACGGAAACCGCCAGAATCACTGGGAATTTCAATAGATGAAGAAACAGTATTATACGAGGGTAAAGCCAGTGAAGCTGTGCGTAAATTTCCCATGAACATGAATGTAGCAGCTACTTTGAGTATTGCCTGTAACATGGAAACAAATGTTAAGATCATTGCAGACCCTGAAGTCCAACACAACTGTCATGACATCCATGTGGTGGGGGATTTTGGTGAACTTAGAACCATTACCCAGAACAGAAGCTGCAGCGCAAATCCAAAAACAAGTGTTTTAGCTGCTTATTCGGCTATTAAACTCCTTAAAAGTTTAAATGAAAATTCAAGGATAGGCACCTGAACAGACGATAGACTCAGGAACATTCTAATTTAAAGAATACATTATTATTTTAACGGGATTTTATCCAGATTAATATTCCAATAACCATCAACCCTATTCCTAAAATCTGGAATCCTTTCCCATGTGTATTATAGTACCCTAAATAAACATCTAAAGCATTTATAACAAAAAGGCCAATTCCAATTATAATTAAAGTTAGTGCTGGTTTGTTGTAGTTAATTTTCATACTAAAAAGGAATTAAAATAATTATATTAAATACAATTTTTGGTATACACTGACTTTTTGAAAAAAATATAAATTGTTTATTCATTTTTATTGGCCATCTTTTTCTTCCTGATAGCCCTTGTTATTTCCCCTATACCACGACACAAATATTCCTATAAAACACAGTGCAGTGAAAACCACAAAACAAATCTGTATACTCCCCATTAGTGCGGGGTACTGGCCCGGTGTTATCTGTACTCTTCCAATAAAGAGGGCAAAGACCAGGGTAGCTATTCCAATACTCATAGTCTGACCGATGAGTCTCATGGTGCTTACTGTGGCTGAGGCTACTCCGTAGAATTTACGTTCCACTGATCCCATGATCACGTTGGTGTTGGGGGAGGAGAAGAGTCCGAATCCCAGTCCCAG is a window encoding:
- a CDS encoding aspartate dehydrogenase (PFAM: Homoserine dehydrogenase, NAD binding domain; Domain of unknown function DUF108~TIGRFAM: aspartate dehydrogenase), encoding MDKTALQKILEIEKNEITWPKCNSNELTDNPQNDTMTVGIIGCGTIASVITDFALEGKLGVDLKFFYDQDMERAENLSSKVDGITVPDVHDMLDHVDLVIEAASQQAVAKIIPPILQRGKDVIIMSVGALIDLDLKKQLENIALENKSQIYTPSGAIVGLDGIKAASIGHITEVNLVTRKPPESLGISIDEETVLYEGKASEAVRKFPMNMNVAATLSIACNMETNVKIIADPEVQHNCHDIHVVGDFGELRTITQNRSCSANPKTSVLAAYSAIKLLKSLNENSRIGT